From a region of the Rouxiella sp. S1S-2 genome:
- the lipA gene encoding lipoyl synthase: protein MSKPIQMERGVKYRDADKMALIPVKTVVTDRQEMLRKPAWMKIKLPADSSRIQGIKAALRKNGLHSVCEEAACPNLSECFNHGTATFMILGAICTRRCPFCDVAHGRPVAPDTNEPLKLAQTIADMGLRYVVITSVDRDDLRDGGAQHFADCITAIREKNPTIKIETLVPDFRGRMDRALEILNAAPPDVFNHNLENVPRVYRQVRPGANYEWSLKLLERFKEAHPEIPTKSGLMVGLGETNEEIIEVMRDLRRHGVTMLTLGQYLQPSRHHLPVQRYVSPEEFEQMKEEALAMGFTHAACGPFVRSSYHADLQAKGIEVK, encoded by the coding sequence ATGAGTAAACCGATCCAAATGGAACGCGGCGTCAAGTATCGCGATGCTGATAAGATGGCGTTAATCCCGGTGAAAACCGTGGTCACAGACCGGCAGGAAATGCTTCGTAAACCGGCCTGGATGAAAATCAAACTTCCGGCCGACTCCAGTCGTATTCAGGGCATTAAAGCGGCATTACGCAAAAATGGCCTGCACTCGGTGTGCGAAGAAGCGGCTTGCCCTAACCTTTCAGAATGTTTCAACCACGGTACGGCTACCTTCATGATCCTCGGAGCCATCTGCACCCGTCGTTGTCCGTTCTGCGACGTTGCTCACGGCCGTCCGGTAGCCCCTGACACCAATGAGCCGCTTAAGCTGGCCCAGACGATTGCCGATATGGGTCTGCGTTATGTAGTGATAACCTCGGTTGACCGCGATGACCTGCGCGACGGGGGTGCTCAGCACTTTGCTGACTGCATTACCGCCATTCGCGAGAAAAACCCGACCATCAAGATTGAAACGCTGGTTCCCGACTTCCGTGGTCGTATGGATCGCGCTCTTGAGATCCTCAACGCCGCGCCGCCAGACGTGTTTAACCACAATCTGGAAAACGTGCCACGCGTTTATCGTCAGGTTCGCCCGGGTGCAAACTATGAGTGGTCGTTGAAACTGCTTGAGCGTTTTAAAGAAGCGCACCCTGAAATTCCGACCAAATCGGGTCTGATGGTAGGCCTCGGTGAAACCAACGAAGAGATCATTGAAGTGATGCGCGACCTGCGTCGTCACGGCGTGACCATGTTGACACTGGGCCAATATTTGCAGCCGAGCCGCCACCATTTACCGGTGCAGCGCTACGTCAGCCCTGAAGAGTTCGAACAGATGAAAGAAGAAGCGCTGGCGATGGGCTTCACCCACGCAGCCTGCGGTCCTTTCGTTCGCTCGTCTTACCATGCTGATCTTCAGGCCAAGGGTATCGAGGTTAAGTAA
- the tatA gene encoding Sec-independent protein translocase subunit TatA → MEGLSITKLLVVGVLIVLLFGTSKLRSLGGDLGAALRGFKKAMNDDPAPVAKADAQAEQRVEHKD, encoded by the coding sequence ATGGAAGGTTTGAGTATTACTAAACTGTTAGTTGTCGGCGTGCTGATTGTGCTGCTTTTCGGTACCAGCAAACTTCGCTCCCTCGGCGGTGACCTTGGCGCAGCGCTGCGTGGCTTCAAAAAAGCCATGAATGACGATCCGGCTCCGGTCGCTAAAGCTGACGCACAGGCTGAACAGCGTGTTGAGCATAAGGACTAA
- a CDS encoding amino acid ABC transporter ATP-binding protein — protein MSSTLSDAQALLVTARNVHKSYGDNEVLKGIDLDVKPSEVVVILGPSGSGKSTFLRCINHLEDIDRGTIMVGGEQIGYELHGDQLRKLSERGIARQRRDIGMVFQQFNLYPHMTVLQNIVEAPIGVHKQSRHEAEAYARQLLEKVGLSDKADAYPRHLSGGQQQRVAIARALAIKPKLMLFDEPTSALDPELVGEVLATMRSLAEQGLTMIVVTHEIGFAREAADRVVFMDGGHVIEQGPPEEVLVNPQHPRFQAFLSRFI, from the coding sequence ATGAGTTCGACGCTGTCCGATGCGCAAGCCCTGCTTGTGACCGCGCGTAATGTGCATAAAAGTTACGGCGACAATGAAGTTTTGAAAGGCATCGACCTGGATGTGAAACCGAGTGAAGTGGTGGTTATTCTAGGCCCTTCTGGCTCGGGGAAATCGACCTTTCTGCGCTGTATCAACCATTTGGAAGATATCGATCGCGGAACCATTATGGTCGGTGGTGAGCAGATAGGTTATGAGCTGCACGGCGACCAGCTGCGCAAGCTGTCCGAGCGAGGTATTGCCCGTCAACGTCGTGATATCGGCATGGTTTTTCAGCAGTTCAATCTCTATCCGCACATGACCGTGTTGCAAAACATTGTTGAAGCGCCGATTGGCGTGCATAAACAAAGCCGCCACGAGGCCGAGGCCTATGCCCGTCAACTGCTGGAAAAGGTTGGACTGAGTGATAAGGCCGATGCGTATCCGCGACACCTTTCTGGCGGACAGCAGCAGCGTGTGGCGATCGCCCGTGCCTTGGCGATTAAACCCAAACTGATGCTGTTTGATGAACCGACTTCGGCGCTGGACCCAGAATTGGTGGGCGAAGTGTTGGCGACCATGCGCAGCCTCGCGGAGCAGGGGTTGACCATGATTGTGGTGACGCATGAAATTGGTTTTGCACGAGAAGCCGCCGACCGCGTGGTGTTTATGGATGGGGGCCACGTTATCGAGCAGGGACCGCCGGAAGAGGTGCTGGTAAATCCGCAGCATCCGCGTTTCCAGGCGTTTCTAAGCCGCTTTATCTAA
- a CDS encoding amino acid ABC transporter permease, which produces MTDKTTSDPRRNVEFAHAPRNYGRWVAWIVVLILAADVVISVALNPNFEWHVVAQWFTEASVIKGLGVTLGLTVVSMVLGTLLGLLLAVGRLSQSLLLRRLSGLYVWFFRGTPLLVQLLFWYNMSTLFPHVALGLPFVGPTFASWNTNDLITPLTAAIAGLALNEAAYMAEIIRAGLLSVDNGQAETAQAFGMSRGRALRRIIIPQAMRSIIPPTGNQLISMIKATSLVSVIAMGDLLYSVQTIYNRTFEVVPMLMVAVIWYLLITSVLNVGQSFIERFYSKGTRRTVAAKRRPAAAAGKVVAAQPNLAQKGEL; this is translated from the coding sequence ATGACCGATAAAACGACCTCGGACCCACGACGTAACGTTGAGTTTGCTCATGCGCCGCGAAACTACGGTCGTTGGGTCGCCTGGATAGTGGTCCTGATTCTTGCCGCCGATGTGGTTATCAGCGTGGCCCTTAATCCGAACTTTGAATGGCATGTTGTCGCACAGTGGTTTACCGAAGCGTCGGTGATAAAAGGTCTGGGCGTCACGCTCGGCCTTACTGTGGTGTCGATGGTGCTGGGTACGCTGCTGGGCCTGCTGCTGGCGGTGGGGCGCTTGTCACAAAGCCTGCTGCTGCGTCGTCTTTCAGGCCTGTATGTGTGGTTTTTCCGCGGCACGCCGCTGTTGGTGCAGCTGTTGTTCTGGTACAACATGTCTACGCTGTTCCCGCACGTTGCATTGGGACTGCCGTTTGTTGGGCCGACGTTTGCCAGCTGGAACACCAATGACCTGATTACGCCATTGACGGCGGCGATTGCTGGTTTGGCGCTGAATGAAGCGGCATACATGGCCGAAATTATTCGCGCCGGACTGCTGTCGGTTGATAACGGACAGGCGGAAACAGCCCAGGCATTTGGTATGAGCCGAGGCCGCGCGCTGCGCCGCATCATTATTCCACAGGCTATGCGCTCAATCATTCCGCCCACCGGTAACCAGTTGATTAGCATGATTAAAGCAACCTCGCTGGTCAGCGTTATCGCGATGGGTGACCTGCTGTATTCGGTGCAAACCATTTACAACCGCACCTTTGAAGTGGTGCCGATGCTGATGGTGGCGGTGATTTGGTATCTGCTGATCACCTCCGTGCTTAACGTTGGGCAGTCATTCATCGAGCGTTTTTATTCTAAAGGCACACGCCGCACTGTGGCTGCCAAGCGCCGTCCTGCAGCCGCAGCGGGTAAAGTGGTGGCCGCGCAGCCTAATCTGGCTCAGAAGGGGGAGCTATGA
- a CDS encoding ABC transporter substrate-binding protein, with protein MMAKQFRRAAVLTTALLSMNTFAAETVSIPDVKMDPALHAKLPAEIQKSGVLTSVNNGSFPPYEIVTGTNSLDGASADLAHSMGQLLGVKIEHASVSGLSGILTGISSGRYQMGIGPIGDYPERQAKNDFVDFVKEYVAFAVPNGNPKNIQSLADTCGLRIAVMAAGSAEKVIKQQSEDCVKAGKEAVTVQSFTDQPTSILAVRSKRSDAFFSSQAPLSYFIKESNGQLTLAGAGKSNGFNDIFQGTVVPKDSEIGKVVLAAYQELFTNGTYAAIMKKWGLEGNMLQAPGINLGKPTK; from the coding sequence ATGATGGCAAAACAATTTCGACGTGCCGCTGTTCTGACTACTGCGTTACTTTCAATGAATACCTTTGCAGCTGAAACTGTTTCTATTCCTGACGTTAAAATGGACCCGGCTTTGCACGCCAAATTACCTGCTGAAATTCAAAAATCAGGCGTACTGACCTCGGTAAATAACGGATCTTTTCCTCCGTACGAAATTGTTACCGGCACGAATTCGTTAGACGGCGCGAGCGCTGACCTGGCGCATTCCATGGGCCAATTGCTGGGCGTGAAAATTGAACACGCCTCTGTGAGCGGGCTGTCAGGAATTTTAACCGGTATCTCCTCTGGACGTTATCAGATGGGTATTGGCCCAATCGGTGACTACCCTGAGCGTCAGGCTAAAAATGATTTTGTCGATTTCGTAAAAGAATACGTGGCCTTTGCCGTGCCAAACGGTAACCCGAAAAATATTCAGTCATTGGCCGACACCTGCGGCCTGCGTATCGCTGTGATGGCAGCGGGATCTGCCGAGAAGGTTATTAAGCAGCAGTCGGAAGACTGTGTGAAAGCAGGTAAAGAGGCTGTTACCGTACAGTCATTTACCGACCAGCCAACCTCGATTTTGGCCGTGCGCTCCAAGCGTTCAGATGCCTTCTTCTCTTCTCAGGCACCGCTGTCCTACTTTATCAAAGAGTCTAATGGCCAGCTGACCTTGGCGGGCGCGGGTAAATCAAACGGTTTTAACGATATATTCCAGGGAACTGTCGTGCCAAAAGATTCCGAGATTGGCAAAGTGGTGCTGGCGGCCTATCAGGAGTTGTTCACCAACGGAACCTATGCCGCAATCATGAAAAAATGGGGTCTTGAGGGCAACATGCTGCAGGCACCGGGCATCAATCTGGGAAAACCCACTAAATGA
- a CDS encoding deaminated glutathione amidase, producing MKVAMGQFAVSREWETNVETCLTLMAKSLAAGADLLVLPEGILARDITDPDLVLKAAQPLDGPFVSKLIAASKGNQLTTMMSIHTPAPDGRAWNVLISIRNGEIISQYRKLHLYDAFANKESKNVTAGTEVPPLVEVAGYKVGLMTCYDVRFPELARRLVLDGAEVLVLPAAWVKGPLKEMHWEVLVTARALENTSYIVAVGECGERNIGNSMVVDPLGVAIARAAEAPALVFAELDRERLAYARKALPVLENRCFGIPQLKEV from the coding sequence ATGAAAGTTGCAATGGGTCAATTTGCCGTTTCGCGCGAGTGGGAAACCAACGTTGAAACGTGCCTGACGCTGATGGCGAAATCGCTGGCTGCCGGTGCCGACCTGCTGGTGTTGCCTGAGGGTATTTTAGCGCGTGATATTACCGATCCTGATCTGGTATTAAAGGCTGCGCAGCCGCTGGACGGCCCGTTTGTTTCTAAACTGATCGCCGCCAGCAAGGGCAATCAGTTGACCACCATGATGAGTATTCACACGCCAGCACCGGACGGTCGTGCATGGAACGTGTTGATTTCTATCCGTAATGGCGAAATTATTTCTCAATACCGCAAGCTGCATCTCTATGATGCTTTTGCCAATAAAGAATCTAAAAACGTGACTGCGGGTACTGAAGTTCCACCTTTGGTTGAGGTGGCAGGCTACAAAGTGGGCCTGATGACCTGTTATGACGTGCGCTTCCCGGAACTGGCTCGTCGCTTGGTATTAGACGGCGCAGAAGTGCTGGTTCTGCCAGCGGCCTGGGTTAAAGGACCGCTGAAAGAGATGCATTGGGAAGTGCTGGTCACTGCCCGCGCGCTGGAAAACACCAGCTATATCGTGGCGGTGGGCGAATGTGGTGAGCGCAATATTGGTAACAGCATGGTAGTCGATCCTCTTGGCGTGGCAATTGCCCGCGCTGCTGAAGCCCCGGCGCTGGTGTTTGCCGAGCTTGACCGTGAACGCTTGGCCTATGCCCGCAAAGCATTGCCAGTACTCGAGAATCGCTGTTTTGGCATTCCACAGCTGAAAGAAGTTTGA
- a CDS encoding nitrate ABC transporter substrate-binding protein — MAITIRLAVRDWDYFTPLALGDIKPEGFNLEIDRVGTLVGDLATTEQYDAAEISFSRYAQGRAKGEDDVLAVPHFLMRGFRQRCIITREDSPLTKISELAGKRIGLTGWQDSGNTWTRTVLGVDGVGIDDAYWYAGRLTEAHPIVDRLNGFGREGRIEACPDERPMMELLKEGWLDAVFTPFMPEGFFKPGSGFRQLQPDFRQSELEYFNRVGYVPGMHILAIKTDVAAEHPWLADALSEIIDKSYHVWMDKRVKYADTTPWLLDDIRRTVVDLPVSWNDNGFEHNKKMIDDFANELYVQNITAVRLTPADLFPAYAK; from the coding sequence GTGGCAATTACTATCAGGCTGGCCGTTCGTGACTGGGATTATTTTACGCCGTTGGCGCTGGGCGACATTAAGCCTGAGGGATTCAATCTCGAAATTGACCGCGTGGGTACGCTGGTTGGAGATCTGGCAACGACGGAACAGTACGACGCCGCTGAAATCTCTTTCAGTCGCTATGCTCAGGGCCGCGCCAAGGGTGAAGATGACGTGCTGGCCGTGCCGCATTTCCTGATGCGCGGTTTTCGTCAGCGTTGCATTATCACCCGTGAAGACAGTCCGTTGACTAAAATTTCAGAGCTGGCGGGTAAGCGTATTGGCTTAACGGGTTGGCAAGATTCGGGTAATACCTGGACGCGTACTGTGCTGGGTGTTGACGGCGTGGGTATTGACGACGCTTACTGGTACGCCGGTCGCCTGACTGAGGCGCATCCGATTGTTGACCGCCTGAACGGCTTTGGCCGCGAGGGGCGCATTGAGGCCTGCCCGGATGAGCGGCCAATGATGGAACTGTTGAAAGAAGGCTGGCTGGACGCGGTATTTACGCCGTTTATGCCTGAAGGATTCTTTAAACCAGGATCGGGCTTCCGCCAGCTGCAGCCTGATTTCCGACAGTCCGAGCTTGAGTATTTTAACCGCGTTGGCTATGTGCCGGGCATGCATATTTTGGCTATTAAGACCGACGTTGCCGCCGAGCATCCTTGGCTGGCCGACGCGTTGAGTGAAATTATTGATAAGTCTTACCACGTGTGGATGGATAAGCGTGTGAAGTATGCCGATACCACGCCTTGGTTGCTGGACGATATTCGCCGTACCGTGGTGGATTTGCCGGTGAGCTGGAACGACAACGGTTTCGAGCATAACAAAAAAATGATCGACGATTTTGCCAATGAACTTTATGTTCAAAATATTACTGCAGTGCGCCTGACGCCTGCCGACTTATTCCCCGCTTACGCCAAATAA
- a CDS encoding aminotransferase class I/II-fold pyridoxal phosphate-dependent enzyme, whose amino-acid sequence MGVSVNDKALDAEWFAGHLQDRSMRGIAIETAAMIRSGVIEIGTHLPAVRELAQALGVSPATVSAAWGQLRRQKVIAGRGRNGVWVCGDTLSPRPARFEKIGNFGDHIIADMTLAAPDPELLPRLNQALLSSVETENLNSYQREAISQVLVEAVKPSWPYAADAFMAADGGFDAMNLTLQTLIMQGSVVAIEDPTATRLLDMLDNIGAQVIAVKCDEFGPTPESLQAALVKNPAAFIYQPRTHSHTGHIISPQRMAEMAEILQSSQALIIEDDGIGELARTEPLSMGTFLPKRTVHVRSYSKAYGPDLRMAVISSSNDLIKQIKSFRNFGAGWSSRILQHTLAWLINDPITQEGIVEAKRVYAQRRQALIDALAVRGIHLPTREGLSILIPVPSEQFALVTLAARGIAVLPGERSRIGPGQFIRASTSMMRLDQVEIIADAILLAMG is encoded by the coding sequence ATGGGTGTAAGTGTGAATGACAAAGCGCTGGATGCTGAATGGTTTGCCGGCCATTTGCAGGACCGATCGATGCGCGGCATAGCGATTGAAACTGCCGCCATGATCCGCTCGGGCGTGATTGAAATTGGCACCCACCTACCGGCCGTTCGCGAATTGGCTCAGGCGCTTGGTGTAAGCCCTGCCACAGTATCGGCTGCCTGGGGTCAGCTAAGACGCCAGAAAGTTATTGCCGGTCGAGGCCGCAACGGGGTTTGGGTCTGCGGAGATACACTTTCCCCCCGCCCTGCAAGATTCGAAAAAATTGGCAATTTTGGCGACCACATTATTGCCGATATGACCCTGGCCGCGCCCGATCCGGAACTGCTGCCCCGACTCAACCAGGCCTTGTTAAGCAGTGTTGAAACAGAAAATCTCAACAGCTATCAGCGTGAAGCTATTTCGCAAGTTTTAGTCGAGGCAGTAAAACCAAGCTGGCCCTATGCCGCAGACGCGTTCATGGCCGCCGACGGTGGTTTCGATGCCATGAATCTCACACTGCAAACGCTCATCATGCAAGGTTCGGTAGTGGCGATTGAAGACCCCACGGCCACTCGCCTGCTCGATATGCTCGACAACATTGGCGCTCAGGTGATTGCGGTAAAATGTGACGAGTTTGGGCCAACGCCGGAATCACTGCAGGCCGCGCTGGTGAAAAATCCTGCGGCGTTTATTTATCAGCCCCGCACTCATTCACATACTGGTCATATCATCAGCCCACAGCGTATGGCAGAAATGGCGGAAATTTTACAGAGTAGCCAGGCGCTGATTATTGAAGATGACGGCATCGGGGAACTTGCCCGTACCGAACCGCTAAGCATGGGCACCTTTTTGCCTAAACGCACGGTGCATGTACGCTCGTATTCTAAAGCCTACGGTCCTGACCTGCGCATGGCCGTTATCTCAAGCTCAAACGACTTAATCAAACAAATCAAATCGTTCCGCAACTTTGGTGCCGGATGGTCTAGCCGAATTTTGCAGCATACGCTGGCCTGGCTGATTAACGACCCGATTACACAAGAAGGTATTGTGGAGGCGAAAAGGGTTTATGCGCAGCGCCGGCAGGCGCTCATTGATGCACTGGCGGTGCGCGGCATTCATCTGCCGACGCGTGAAGGGTTGTCAATTTTAATTCCGGTACCCTCAGAGCAGTTTGCGCTGGTGACGCTGGCGGCGCGCGGCATTGCCGTGTTGCCCGGTGAGCGCAGCCGCATTGGGCCCGGCCAGTTTATACGCGCCAGCACCAGCATGATGAGGCTGGATCAGGTTGAAATTATCGCCGATGCCATCCTGCTGGCGATGGGATAG
- a CDS encoding GNAT family N-acetyltransferase codes for MLIRDAQAGDAEAIVALLADLDYPAGVEFIESQISLMRGNPDSVLWVSEINRQVCGFISLHFIPQLPLEGDFCRISYLCVSGEHRGAGIGQRLLERAESLAAERGCDRMEVHSHSRRVRAHQFYARADYEESPKYLIKRLR; via the coding sequence ATGTTAATTCGTGATGCACAAGCTGGCGATGCTGAGGCTATCGTGGCACTGCTGGCCGATTTGGATTATCCGGCAGGCGTGGAGTTTATTGAAAGCCAGATTAGCCTCATGCGGGGCAACCCCGACAGCGTGCTGTGGGTTTCAGAAATTAACCGACAGGTGTGCGGTTTTATTTCGCTGCACTTCATTCCACAGCTGCCGCTTGAGGGCGATTTCTGCCGCATCAGTTACTTGTGCGTTAGCGGCGAGCATCGCGGCGCGGGTATTGGGCAACGCTTGCTTGAGAGGGCCGAGAGTCTGGCGGCTGAAAGAGGCTGCGACCGCATGGAAGTTCACAGCCATTCTCGCCGGGTGCGCGCCCATCAGTTTTATGCGCGTGCCGATTATGAGGAGTCGCCCAAGTATCTGATTAAACGCCTGCGCTGA
- the crcB gene encoding fluoride efflux transporter CrcB: MFNTFLAVLIGGGVGSVVRWYVSLKLNPSSSVVPLGTLAVNLAGAFIIGLVIAMFNRMTQWDPVWKMLLTTGFCGGMTTFSTFSLEVVYMLQDGRFGAALLNIALNLFGSLALTMLGFMLVSWYTGH; encoded by the coding sequence ATGTTTAACACTTTCCTGGCAGTTCTCATCGGCGGTGGCGTGGGCAGCGTGGTACGCTGGTATGTCAGCCTTAAACTCAATCCATCGTCTTCCGTTGTGCCACTGGGCACGCTGGCCGTCAACCTTGCCGGTGCGTTTATTATCGGCCTGGTGATTGCGATGTTTAACCGTATGACCCAGTGGGATCCGGTTTGGAAAATGCTACTCACCACCGGCTTTTGCGGCGGCATGACCACCTTTTCAACATTCTCGCTTGAGGTGGTTTATATGCTGCAGGACGGCCGTTTTGGTGCCGCACTGCTCAATATCGCCCTCAACCTTTTTGGCTCGCTGGCGCTGACCATGTTGGGCTTTATGCTCGTAAGCTGGTACACCGGCCATTAA
- a CDS encoding TetR/AcrR family transcriptional regulator, with the protein MHPAHQTKDQRACARRDQIVAASRLCFRKHGFHGAGMAEIAKMSQLSVGQIYRYFVNKDAIIEEIVRRIVFKKIQIMTGDAPNMKQMASNLAHRVIGAQNVDHSQIQCPELSPEQNEIDHALMLEVTAEATRNPVVAKILRDAESKLFNEAKAMLTPYYPNMPEEQLKARLEMLAVLCEGTAFRRLTHKHADSEILKAVYHQVFTHIFSDCTPPHNAEN; encoded by the coding sequence ATGCATCCCGCACACCAAACAAAAGACCAGCGCGCTTGTGCCCGCAGGGACCAGATTGTTGCCGCCTCACGACTTTGTTTTCGCAAGCACGGATTTCACGGCGCGGGAATGGCTGAAATTGCCAAAATGTCGCAGCTTAGCGTGGGCCAAATCTACCGTTATTTCGTCAACAAAGACGCCATCATTGAAGAAATTGTGCGACGCATCGTCTTCAAAAAAATCCAGATAATGACCGGCGACGCGCCTAACATGAAGCAAATGGCAAGTAACCTGGCTCACCGGGTTATTGGGGCTCAAAACGTCGATCACAGCCAAATTCAATGCCCCGAACTCAGCCCGGAGCAAAACGAAATCGACCACGCGTTGATGCTTGAAGTGACGGCCGAGGCTACGCGTAATCCGGTGGTCGCAAAAATACTGCGTGACGCTGAGTCCAAGTTATTTAACGAAGCCAAAGCGATGTTAACGCCCTATTACCCCAACATGCCCGAAGAGCAGCTTAAGGCGCGTCTCGAGATGCTGGCCGTGCTGTGTGAAGGGACGGCTTTTCGTCGTCTGACGCATAAGCACGCAGACTCAGAAATACTCAAAGCCGTTTATCATCAGGTATTTACTCACATCTTTAGCGATTGTACGCCTCCCCACAATGCGGAAAATTAA
- a CDS encoding multidrug effflux MFS transporter: MSDHLVKKRLGYALVLGSLAALGPLCTDLYLPALPDLASELNTNTATSQLSLTAGLLGLGAGQLIFGPLSDRFGRMRPLLLSLVLLLAASVWCALAPDIDQLIIARLLQGIAGAGGAVLSRAVARDLYSGHDLTKFFALLMLVNGLAPIIAPVLGGGLLTFLSWRGIFGALATISILLFIFSATKLHETLPVERRSQGGAGAMIKSLGMLLRERQFMGLCLTQGFIMAGMFAYIGASPFVLQQIYHLSPVTFSLCFAINGMGLVIAAQVSTRLAAVWGELMMVKVGLIIAAIASVILVIAGAMQAPLVTLLVPLFFSIINIGIIGPNAGSLAMQSQGRNAGSASALLGVCMFALGATSVPLTGIGGTSALSMALTICGCFAIAILIFVFVARPTFAKKTATI, from the coding sequence ATGAGCGATCATTTAGTTAAAAAACGCCTCGGCTATGCCTTGGTTTTAGGTTCACTGGCAGCGCTTGGACCTCTTTGCACCGACCTCTATCTCCCTGCCTTGCCGGACCTGGCAAGCGAACTGAATACTAACACCGCCACCAGCCAGCTAAGTCTGACGGCTGGCCTACTGGGCTTGGGCGCAGGGCAGCTTATTTTTGGTCCGTTGAGTGACCGCTTCGGTCGAATGCGTCCGCTGTTGCTTTCGCTGGTGCTGCTACTGGCGGCTTCGGTCTGGTGCGCACTGGCCCCCGACATCGACCAGTTAATTATCGCTCGCCTGCTGCAGGGCATCGCCGGTGCCGGAGGTGCCGTACTGTCTCGCGCCGTCGCACGCGATCTTTATAGTGGCCACGACCTGACCAAGTTCTTCGCACTGCTCATGCTGGTAAACGGGCTTGCACCGATTATTGCTCCGGTACTCGGCGGCGGACTGCTGACATTCCTGAGCTGGCGCGGAATTTTTGGCGCATTGGCCACGATTTCTATCCTGCTGTTTATATTCTCTGCAACCAAGCTGCACGAAACGCTGCCGGTAGAACGGCGCTCGCAGGGCGGCGCAGGTGCAATGATCAAGTCGCTCGGCATGCTACTGCGCGAACGCCAATTTATGGGGCTTTGCCTGACGCAGGGCTTTATCATGGCCGGCATGTTTGCCTATATCGGCGCGTCACCGTTTGTATTGCAGCAGATTTATCACCTCAGTCCCGTCACCTTCAGCCTGTGCTTTGCGATTAATGGGATGGGACTGGTAATTGCTGCGCAGGTTTCCACACGTTTGGCGGCGGTTTGGGGTGAACTGATGATGGTAAAAGTCGGGCTGATCATTGCCGCTATTGCATCTGTCATTCTGGTGATTGCCGGTGCAATGCAGGCACCGCTGGTGACACTGCTGGTCCCGCTGTTCTTCTCTATTATTAACATCGGAATTATCGGCCCCAATGCCGGTTCATTGGCGATGCAGAGTCAGGGTCGAAATGCTGGAAGTGCTTCGGCGTTGCTTGGCGTTTGCATGTTCGCGCTTGGCGCTACCAGCGTGCCGCTTACCGGCATTGGCGGCACGTCGGCGCTGTCCATGGCGCTGACCATTTGCGGCTGCTTCGCCATCGCCATTCTCATTTTCGTATTTGTGGCGCGTCCAACGTTTGCTAAAAAGACCGCCACTATTTAA
- the cspE gene encoding transcription antiterminator/RNA stability regulator CspE: MSKIKGSVKWFNESKGFGFITPEDGSKDVFVHFSAISSNGFKTLAEGQRVEFEITNGAKGPSAANVIAI; encoded by the coding sequence ATGTCTAAGATTAAAGGTAGCGTTAAGTGGTTCAATGAATCAAAAGGTTTTGGTTTCATTACCCCTGAAGATGGCAGCAAAGATGTTTTCGTTCATTTCTCTGCTATTTCAAGCAACGGTTTCAAAACTCTTGCTGAAGGCCAACGTGTAGAGTTCGAAATCACCAATGGTGCCAAAGGCCCGTCGGCTGCTAACGTTATCGCTATCTAA